One Vicinamibacterales bacterium DNA window includes the following coding sequences:
- a CDS encoding PDZ domain-containing protein, with amino-acid sequence MIRRSSLASGALLIALLWAVPTHAIDTSDTRLLSQPAISKSAIAFVYAGDLWIAGLDGKNVRRLTSGQGASAPAFSPDGTLVAFTAQYEGNADVYVVPVAGGVPTRLTWHPGRDAVQGFTPDGSAVVFTSARAVFSNRYAQLFTVPVRGGFPTQIELPNAFRGVFSPDGKRIAYNPLYDAFTQWKHYRGGTHSTIVLYTTATRAVESLPQPPDRPNDVYPMWIGDTVYFVSDRNGEFNLFSFDTKSKAIRQLTDHDDFPVLWASAGGGKIIYEQAGYVHIFDPASGKHAKVTVGVTADLPDTRPRFVKGARYVRAAALSPSGARAVFEFRGEIVTVPAEKGDPRNLTNTPGVHERSPVWSPDGRSVAYFSDGGGEYRLVVEPQDGKGEAKAYKLPGAGFYGRPAWSPDSKKVAYTDNAWSLFWIDLATGVSKKVASEPIYGPLGTLAPAWAPDSKWMAYTLNTRTYIQQVYVYSLDQEKSFAVTDGLSDVSEPVFDASGKYLYFFGSTDAGPVKDWFAMSNADMQVTSALYLAVLRKDLPSPLAKESDEEKKKDDKPADKPGEKPTDKSAEKPSVPTATAVTIDLEGLANRILAVPLPSGDLGNLEVGEANQIFFLRTIDNKAALHHYDLATRKDETLLPEVATYVISADGKKILYRSGTTWATGPAKGKIEPGQGRMNVEAIEVKVEPRAEWPQIFEEAWRINRDYFYDPTMHGVDWAAMRKKYAVFLPDLAVRDDLNRVMQWMCSELGVGHHRVGGGDVRTEPTTVPGGLLGADYAVENGRYRFRKVYGGLNWNPELRSPLTEPGVDVKAGEYLLAVNGNDLKPPANLFAAFENTSGRIVEITVGPNADGTGARTVAVVPVVNESALRNRDWVEGNLKRVTEATKGRVAYVYVPNTSTLGHTYFKRYFYPQANRDAIIVDERFNGGGSVADYYTDLLRRPLGAFWATRYGADIKTPTASIQGPKVLLVDETAGSGGDLFPWMWRKFKMGPIVGKRTWGGLVGILGFPVLMDGGGVTAPNLAIWTEEGWVVENTGVPPDIEVEQTPADVMAGKDPQLERAIRVVLDELQKNPPAQPKRPAWRSIPQERRKK; translated from the coding sequence ATGATCCGTCGATCCAGCCTCGCCTCCGGCGCGCTTCTCATCGCGCTCCTGTGGGCCGTGCCGACTCACGCCATCGACACCTCCGATACGAGGCTGCTCAGCCAGCCAGCCATCAGCAAGTCCGCCATCGCGTTCGTGTACGCGGGTGACCTGTGGATCGCGGGACTCGACGGCAAGAACGTCCGTCGGCTGACCAGCGGCCAGGGGGCGAGCGCTCCCGCCTTTTCGCCGGACGGGACGCTGGTGGCGTTCACCGCACAGTACGAAGGGAACGCCGACGTCTACGTCGTGCCCGTTGCCGGCGGCGTCCCGACCCGGTTGACGTGGCACCCGGGCCGCGACGCGGTCCAGGGGTTCACGCCCGATGGCTCGGCCGTCGTCTTCACGTCGGCGCGCGCCGTGTTCAGCAACCGGTACGCGCAGTTGTTCACCGTTCCTGTCAGGGGCGGCTTCCCCACGCAGATCGAGTTGCCGAACGCCTTCCGCGGCGTCTTCTCGCCGGATGGCAAGCGCATCGCCTACAACCCGCTCTACGACGCGTTCACCCAGTGGAAACACTACCGGGGCGGCACGCACTCGACCATCGTGCTCTATACAACCGCGACGCGGGCGGTCGAGTCGCTGCCGCAGCCGCCGGATCGCCCGAACGATGTCTACCCGATGTGGATCGGCGACACCGTGTACTTCGTCTCCGACAGGAACGGTGAGTTCAACCTGTTCTCGTTCGACACCAAGTCGAAAGCCATCAGGCAGCTCACCGACCACGACGACTTCCCGGTGCTGTGGGCGTCGGCCGGGGGCGGGAAGATCATCTACGAGCAGGCCGGCTACGTGCACATCTTCGACCCGGCCAGTGGGAAGCACGCGAAGGTGACCGTCGGCGTGACCGCCGATCTGCCGGACACGAGGCCCCGATTCGTGAAGGGCGCCCGCTACGTTCGCGCGGCCGCGCTGTCGCCGTCCGGCGCCCGTGCCGTGTTCGAGTTCCGCGGGGAAATCGTGACCGTGCCTGCCGAGAAAGGCGACCCTCGCAATCTGACGAACACGCCGGGCGTGCACGAGCGGTCGCCGGTGTGGTCGCCAGACGGCCGTTCGGTCGCCTACTTCTCCGACGGCGGCGGCGAGTACCGCCTCGTCGTCGAGCCGCAAGACGGCAAGGGCGAGGCGAAGGCCTACAAGCTGCCTGGCGCTGGGTTCTACGGCCGGCCCGCGTGGTCGCCCGACAGCAAGAAGGTGGCGTACACCGACAATGCGTGGTCGCTGTTCTGGATCGACCTGGCGACGGGCGTCTCGAAGAAGGTCGCTTCCGAGCCCATCTACGGCCCCCTGGGCACGCTCGCGCCCGCGTGGGCGCCGGACTCGAAGTGGATGGCCTACACGCTCAATACACGCACCTACATCCAGCAGGTCTACGTCTACTCGCTCGACCAGGAAAAGTCGTTCGCCGTCACGGATGGTCTCAGCGACGTGTCCGAGCCGGTCTTCGACGCGAGCGGCAAGTATCTCTACTTCTTCGGGTCCACCGACGCCGGTCCCGTGAAGGACTGGTTCGCCATGTCGAACGCTGACATGCAGGTGACGAGCGCGCTCTACCTGGCTGTCCTCCGCAAAGACCTGCCGTCGCCCCTGGCCAAGGAGAGCGACGAGGAGAAGAAGAAGGACGACAAGCCAGCAGACAAGCCCGGTGAGAAGCCCACCGACAAGTCGGCCGAGAAGCCGTCAGTTCCGACAGCAACGGCCGTCACGATCGACCTCGAGGGCCTCGCCAACCGGATCCTCGCGGTGCCGCTGCCGTCGGGTGATCTCGGCAACCTCGAGGTCGGCGAAGCGAATCAGATCTTCTTCCTGAGGACCATCGACAACAAGGCCGCCCTCCATCACTACGACCTCGCCACCCGCAAGGACGAAACCCTGTTGCCCGAGGTGGCGACCTACGTCATTTCTGCGGACGGGAAGAAGATCCTGTACCGCAGCGGCACGACCTGGGCGACCGGTCCCGCGAAGGGGAAGATCGAGCCCGGCCAGGGCCGGATGAACGTCGAGGCGATCGAGGTGAAGGTCGAGCCGCGGGCCGAGTGGCCACAGATCTTCGAGGAGGCCTGGCGCATCAATCGCGACTACTTCTACGACCCGACGATGCACGGCGTCGACTGGGCGGCGATGCGGAAGAAGTACGCGGTGTTCTTGCCCGACCTCGCGGTGCGCGACGATCTGAACCGCGTCATGCAGTGGATGTGCAGTGAACTCGGCGTGGGTCACCACCGCGTGGGCGGAGGCGACGTGCGCACCGAGCCGACGACGGTTCCTGGCGGCCTGCTGGGCGCGGACTATGCCGTCGAGAACGGCCGCTACCGGTTCCGAAAGGTCTACGGGGGCCTGAACTGGAACCCGGAACTCCGGTCGCCGCTGACCGAGCCCGGCGTGGACGTCAAGGCGGGTGAGTACCTGCTGGCCGTGAATGGAAACGACCTCAAGCCGCCAGCCAACCTGTTCGCCGCGTTCGAGAACACGTCGGGGCGCATCGTCGAGATCACCGTGGGGCCGAATGCCGACGGCACGGGGGCGAGGACCGTGGCGGTCGTACCCGTGGTCAACGAGTCGGCGCTGAGGAATCGCGACTGGGTCGAGGGCAATCTGAAACGCGTGACCGAGGCGACCAAGGGCCGTGTGGCATACGTCTACGTGCCGAACACGAGCACGCTCGGTCACACCTACTTCAAGCGGTACTTCTACCCGCAGGCCAACCGCGACGCCATCATCGTGGACGAGCGGTTCAACGGCGGCGGGTCGGTGGCCGACTACTACACCGACCTCCTGCGTCGGCCGCTCGGGGCCTTCTGGGCGACGCGCTACGGCGCGGACATCAAGACGCCGACGGCGTCGATCCAGGGGCCGAAGGTGCTGCTGGTCGATGAGACGGCTGGCTCGGGCGGCGACCTCTTCCCGTGGATGTGGCGCAAGTTCAAGATGGGACCGATTGTCGGGAAGCGCACGTGGGGCGGCCTGGTCGGCATCCTCGGCTTCCCGGTGCTGATGGACGGCGGCGGGGTGACGGCGCCCAACCTGGCCATCTGGACCGAGGAGGGCTGGGTGGTGGAGAACACCGGTGTGCCGCCGGACATCGAGGTCGAGCAGACGCCGGCCGACGTCATGGCGGGCAAGGACCCGCAGCTCGAGCGCGCGATCCGGGTGGTGCTGGACGAACTCCAGAAGAATCCGCCGGCGCAGCCGAAGCGGCCGGCGTGGCGGAGCATTCCGCAGGAGCGGCGCAAGAAATAG
- a CDS encoding DJ-1/PfpI family protein, producing MTGRRILLLAGDFVEDYEIMVPFQALQAVGHSVDAVCPAKKKGDKVRTAIHDFEGDQTYSEKPGHNFTLNATFDQVHEQDYDALVIPGGRAPEYIRLNPRVLDIVRHFATAGKPIAAICHGAQLLAAAGVLDGKLCAAYPACAPDVTRAGGRYADIAVDDAVVDGVLVTAPAWPAHPRWLAAFLEVLGTKIDHGAPARG from the coding sequence ATGACGGGACGCAGAATTCTCTTGCTCGCCGGAGACTTCGTCGAAGACTACGAAATCATGGTGCCGTTCCAGGCACTTCAGGCCGTGGGCCACTCGGTGGACGCCGTATGCCCGGCGAAGAAGAAGGGTGACAAGGTCCGCACCGCGATTCACGACTTCGAGGGCGATCAGACCTACAGTGAAAAGCCAGGGCACAACTTCACGCTGAATGCGACGTTCGACCAGGTGCACGAGCAGGACTACGATGCGCTCGTCATCCCCGGCGGCCGTGCGCCCGAGTACATCCGCCTCAACCCCCGCGTGCTCGACATCGTCCGACACTTCGCGACCGCGGGCAAGCCGATCGCCGCGATCTGCCACGGCGCCCAGTTGCTGGCCGCGGCAGGCGTGCTCGACGGGAAGCTGTGCGCGGCATATCCGGCGTGCGCGCCGGACGTCACCAGGGCCGGCGGCCGCTACGCGGACATTGCCGTGGACGATGCGGTGGTGGATGGAGTGCTGGTGACCGCGCCTGCCTGGCCCGCGCATCCGAGATGGCTTGCGGCCTTCCTCGAGGTGCTCGGTACGAAGATCGACCACGGCGCACCCGCGCGCGGCTGA
- a CDS encoding creatininase family protein produces MAVATLAAAAFGQSPPGRTKGVLLEDLTWKEAETRLTPDTVVVIPIGAQAKEHGPHLKLRNDFTIAEYLKRRLLDRTDVVVAPTVNYHFYPAFVEYPGSTTLRLETARDLIVDVCRSLARFGPRRFYALNTGVSTVRALTPAVEVLAAEGLVLRFTNIGTIVGDVEKRVQQQEGGTHADELETSMMLYIDPASVDMRKAVKDYHPGPSPLTRVDNGQNTYSASGIFGDATLATREKGRQIVEAMVDRLVKEIADLRTAK; encoded by the coding sequence GTGGCGGTCGCGACCCTCGCGGCCGCCGCGTTCGGACAGTCGCCACCAGGCCGAACGAAGGGCGTGCTCCTCGAAGATCTCACCTGGAAGGAAGCCGAGACACGGCTGACGCCTGACACCGTCGTCGTCATCCCCATCGGCGCGCAGGCCAAGGAACACGGGCCGCACCTGAAGCTCCGCAACGACTTCACGATCGCCGAGTACCTGAAGCGCCGTCTCCTGGACCGCACGGACGTCGTGGTGGCGCCGACGGTCAACTACCACTTCTATCCGGCGTTCGTGGAGTATCCCGGCTCGACCACCTTGAGGCTCGAAACGGCTCGCGATCTGATCGTCGATGTCTGCCGCAGCCTCGCCCGCTTCGGGCCGCGACGCTTCTACGCCCTGAACACCGGCGTCTCGACCGTACGCGCCCTCACGCCGGCCGTCGAGGTGCTGGCGGCCGAGGGCCTCGTGCTGCGCTTCACCAACATCGGCACGATCGTCGGGGACGTCGAGAAGAGAGTGCAGCAGCAGGAAGGCGGCACGCACGCCGATGAGCTCGAAACGTCGATGATGCTCTACATCGATCCCGCGTCCGTCGACATGAGGAAGGCCGTGAAGGACTATCACCCGGGCCCGTCGCCGCTGACGCGTGTCGACAACGGCCAGAACACGTACTCGGCGAGCGGCATTTTCGGCGACGCCACGCTCGCCACGCGCGAGAAGGGTCGGCAGATCGTCGAGGCCATGGTCGATCGCCTCGTGAAGGAGATTGCCGATCTCCGTACCGCCAAGTGA
- the pap gene encoding polyphosphate:AMP phosphotransferase, giving the protein MFEAAELGRKVSKEEYKAREPVLRGELLDVQNQLRAAAACSVIVVFAGVDGAGKGETVNLLNAWMDPRWIVTQAFGEPSDEEQERPEYWRFWRALPPRGRIGLFLSSWYSRPVLDRVYRRLSSDTFEQHLHRIVDFEQMLASDGALILKFWMHLGKAEQKKRLKALEKDPLLRWQVDDLAWKHWRMYPKFIGAAEHAIRETNRGTSPWTIVEGADARYRSLTVGEAIRDAIRAHLAEIDASKPRGAGARSPVRPATAMAAKPATVVSILSSLDMTQKTPPPRATTDMDRQQGRLHELAAKARAAGVSTILVFEGWDAAGKGGAIRRVTAALDARDYQVIPIAAPTDEERAHHYLWRFWRHLGRAGRVTIFDRSWYGRVLVERVEKFASEKEWMRSYAEINQFEDQLADHGIVLVKCWMHITRDEQLRRFKQREATPHKRWKLTDEDWRNREKWATYERAVNDMIERTSTRHAPWTLVEANDKAFGRIKVLRTLSDRLARAVSRRT; this is encoded by the coding sequence ATGTTCGAAGCCGCCGAACTCGGACGCAAGGTGTCGAAGGAGGAGTACAAGGCGCGTGAGCCGGTCCTCCGCGGCGAACTGCTCGACGTGCAGAACCAGTTGCGCGCCGCCGCTGCCTGTTCGGTCATCGTGGTCTTTGCCGGCGTCGACGGTGCCGGCAAGGGTGAGACGGTCAACCTGTTGAACGCGTGGATGGATCCGCGCTGGATCGTGACGCAGGCGTTCGGCGAGCCGTCGGACGAGGAGCAGGAGCGGCCCGAATACTGGCGCTTCTGGCGTGCGCTGCCGCCCCGCGGGCGCATCGGCCTGTTTCTCAGCAGTTGGTACTCACGACCGGTGCTCGACCGCGTCTATCGCCGCCTCTCGTCCGACACCTTCGAGCAGCATCTTCACCGCATCGTGGACTTCGAGCAGATGCTCGCCTCGGATGGCGCGCTCATCCTCAAGTTCTGGATGCACCTCGGCAAGGCCGAACAGAAGAAGCGGCTGAAGGCGCTCGAAAAAGACCCCCTGCTGCGGTGGCAGGTGGACGACCTCGCGTGGAAACACTGGCGGATGTACCCGAAGTTCATCGGCGCCGCCGAGCACGCGATCCGCGAGACGAACCGCGGAACCTCCCCGTGGACGATCGTCGAGGGCGCCGACGCACGCTATCGGAGCCTGACCGTCGGCGAGGCGATTCGCGATGCCATCCGGGCGCACCTCGCCGAGATCGACGCGTCGAAGCCGCGGGGAGCCGGGGCCAGGTCGCCCGTCCGGCCGGCGACGGCCATGGCGGCCAAGCCCGCAACGGTCGTCTCGATCCTCTCGAGCCTCGACATGACGCAGAAGACGCCGCCGCCACGCGCGACGACGGACATGGATCGGCAGCAGGGACGGCTGCACGAACTGGCAGCCAAGGCGCGGGCGGCAGGCGTCTCGACCATTCTCGTCTTCGAGGGCTGGGATGCCGCCGGCAAGGGCGGCGCCATCCGCCGCGTGACGGCGGCGCTCGATGCCCGCGACTACCAGGTCATCCCGATTGCCGCGCCCACCGACGAGGAGCGGGCGCACCACTACCTCTGGCGATTCTGGCGGCACCTCGGGCGTGCCGGACGTGTCACCATCTTCGACCGCAGTTGGTACGGCCGCGTGCTCGTCGAACGCGTCGAGAAATTCGCCTCCGAGAAGGAGTGGATGCGTTCGTACGCGGAAATCAACCAGTTCGAAGATCAGCTCGCCGACCACGGCATCGTCCTCGTGAAGTGCTGGATGCACATCACGCGCGATGAACAACTGCGGCGCTTCAAGCAGCGTGAAGCCACGCCACACAAGCGGTGGAAGTTGACCGACGAGGACTGGCGCAACCGGGAGAAATGGGCGACCTACGAACGCGCGGTCAACGACATGATCGAGCGGACGAGCACGCGCCACGCGCCGTGGACGCTCGTCGAGGCCAACGACAAGGCATTCGGGCGCATCAAGGTGCTGCGCACGCTGTCAGACCGCCTGGCGCGCGCGGTCAGTCGGCGCACGTGA
- a CDS encoding RecQ family ATP-dependent DNA helicase: protein MSPSHNLDDALVRLGYQQFRPGQRDAIETLLTVGRLLLVAPTGGGKSLIYQLPATLLPGTTVVISPLIALMQDQAHALEQRGVRVTYLSSTLEAGEMRRRMARAASGEFQLLYVAPERLTYPGFQGLLRNLQIPLVAVDEAHCISEWGHDFRPEYLQIGDLLRDVRPARMLACTATATPVVRDEILERLGLGADTPQILRGFARPNLILRALEISGPRERAVHVDRQLAEALGRPGGANGVAIVYSMTRAGAEEEAERLSARGWRATSYHAGLDRDVRARAQQSFIDGQVDIVAATVAFGMGIDRPDVRAVVHLSPPGSVEAYYQEVGRAGRDGDPAWGLLLVSPGDMALRRRLLERAEGASAETIEHKWTLFLELMRWAEGGSCRHDAILRYFGDEAETLAGCGRCDVCEALSGGESDQDPETATLIVRKALSGVARVHGRFGMTAAVQLLRGMPDERLVRAGIDRTTTFGVLKEYSEEWLLRLLRRTVTAGWIDFSTGDRPVVRLTDAGRAVMKADRPARLLLPPTATRRDRVAGRAATPRRGGPASRPTVVAGARAAGDSTGEAEDALFEALRRHRLDVARGLGVPPYFVASDRTLRELATFRPRTLSELESIYGIGPSRAERFGKGFLDVITCAD, encoded by the coding sequence ATGTCTCCGTCCCACAATCTCGATGACGCCCTCGTTCGCTTGGGGTATCAGCAGTTCCGGCCCGGCCAGCGCGACGCGATCGAGACCCTTCTCACCGTGGGACGCCTCCTGCTCGTCGCCCCGACCGGCGGCGGGAAGAGCCTCATCTACCAGTTGCCGGCGACCTTGCTGCCGGGCACCACGGTGGTCATCTCGCCGCTGATTGCGCTGATGCAGGATCAGGCGCACGCGCTGGAGCAGCGCGGCGTGCGTGTGACGTACCTGTCGTCCACGCTCGAGGCCGGTGAGATGAGGCGGCGCATGGCGCGCGCGGCGTCGGGGGAGTTCCAACTTCTCTACGTGGCGCCGGAGCGCCTGACCTATCCCGGGTTTCAGGGCCTGCTCCGGAACCTGCAGATCCCGCTCGTCGCGGTGGACGAGGCTCATTGCATCAGCGAGTGGGGCCACGACTTCCGGCCGGAGTACCTGCAGATCGGCGACCTGCTGCGCGACGTGCGCCCGGCTCGGATGCTCGCGTGCACGGCCACGGCCACCCCGGTGGTTCGCGACGAGATCCTCGAGCGTCTCGGCCTCGGCGCGGACACACCGCAGATCCTGCGCGGCTTCGCGCGGCCGAACTTGATCCTGCGCGCCCTCGAGATCTCAGGACCGCGCGAGCGAGCGGTGCACGTGGACCGACAGCTGGCCGAAGCTCTCGGGCGGCCGGGCGGCGCGAATGGCGTCGCGATTGTCTACTCGATGACGCGGGCAGGCGCCGAGGAGGAGGCAGAGCGTCTTTCTGCTCGGGGATGGCGTGCGACCTCATATCACGCGGGCCTCGACCGCGACGTACGGGCCCGTGCGCAGCAATCCTTCATCGACGGCCAGGTGGACATCGTTGCCGCCACGGTCGCGTTCGGGATGGGCATCGACCGTCCGGACGTGCGCGCGGTGGTGCATCTCTCGCCGCCGGGATCGGTCGAGGCGTACTACCAGGAGGTGGGGCGGGCGGGGCGCGATGGCGATCCGGCGTGGGGGCTGCTGCTCGTCTCTCCCGGCGACATGGCGCTGCGCCGGCGACTGCTCGAGCGCGCGGAAGGCGCCAGCGCCGAGACGATCGAGCACAAGTGGACACTGTTCCTCGAGCTGATGCGCTGGGCCGAGGGCGGGAGCTGCCGGCACGACGCGATCCTCCGATACTTTGGCGACGAGGCCGAGACGCTGGCTGGCTGCGGGCGCTGCGACGTGTGCGAGGCGCTGTCGGGCGGCGAGTCCGATCAGGACCCTGAGACGGCCACGTTGATCGTGCGCAAGGCGCTCAGCGGCGTCGCGCGCGTGCACGGTCGCTTCGGGATGACGGCCGCGGTCCAGCTCCTGCGTGGGATGCCGGACGAGCGCCTCGTTCGCGCCGGCATCGATCGGACGACGACCTTCGGCGTCCTGAAGGAGTACTCGGAGGAGTGGCTGTTGAGGCTGCTGCGACGAACCGTCACCGCCGGCTGGATCGACTTCTCGACGGGTGACCGGCCGGTGGTGCGGTTGACGGACGCCGGGCGCGCGGTCATGAAGGCCGACCGTCCCGCGCGGCTTCTCCTGCCACCGACAGCCACGCGGCGCGACCGCGTGGCGGGCCGCGCGGCCACGCCGCGGCGGGGAGGTCCGGCCTCACGCCCGACGGTCGTGGCGGGAGCACGGGCGGCCGGCGACTCGACGGGCGAAGCGGAAGACGCGCTGTTCGAGGCGCTCCGCCGGCATCGCCTCGACGTGGCGCGCGGCCTCGGTGTGCCGCCCTACTTCGTCGCGAGCGATCGGACGTTGCGCGAACTCGCCACGTTCCGCCCGCGCACGCTCTCGGAGCTCGAGAGCATCTATGGAATCGGACCGTCGAGGGCCGAGCGCTTCGGCAAGGGCTTCCTGGACGTGATCACGTGCGCCGACTGA
- a CDS encoding MBL fold metallo-hydrolase, translating into MTNNTDGANLESGCLPTAWTDERDAVGGCGPAFRVHFFNAGLIVVRQSGRTHFEKPFLYLLVGEERAMLVDTGAPGVEVGAEVRRLLGFGRDARATRPLIVTHTHGHGDHVAGDGQFAGMPDTTLVGTSIVDVSKFFGIERWPDDVGSIDLGGRLVDVVPIPGHEAASVAFYDRRTGILLSGDLLYPGRLYVRDAAAFLASVKRLVAFTRTRPVAHILGAHIENRRTPFLDYPEGTAFQPDEHSLELGRAHLLELDAALDAMGSGLERRALRDFTVWPLTP; encoded by the coding sequence GTGACCAACAACACTGATGGCGCCAATCTCGAGTCGGGCTGCCTCCCGACGGCGTGGACCGATGAGCGGGACGCGGTCGGCGGCTGCGGGCCGGCATTCCGCGTGCATTTCTTCAACGCAGGCCTGATCGTCGTGCGGCAGTCTGGCCGCACGCACTTCGAGAAGCCGTTTCTCTACCTGCTGGTTGGCGAGGAGCGGGCGATGTTGGTCGACACGGGGGCGCCTGGGGTGGAGGTGGGGGCGGAGGTGCGGAGACTGCTCGGCTTCGGGCGGGACGCCCGCGCCACTCGGCCGCTCATCGTCACGCACACGCACGGACACGGCGATCACGTGGCTGGCGACGGACAGTTCGCGGGCATGCCGGACACCACGCTTGTCGGCACGTCCATTGTCGATGTCTCGAAGTTCTTCGGGATCGAGCGGTGGCCGGACGATGTCGGGTCAATCGATCTTGGCGGTCGGCTCGTTGACGTCGTTCCGATTCCCGGCCACGAGGCGGCCTCGGTCGCGTTCTACGATCGCCGGACGGGCATCCTGCTTTCGGGCGATCTCCTCTATCCCGGCCGCCTGTACGTTCGCGACGCCGCTGCATTTCTCGCCAGCGTGAAACGGTTGGTCGCCTTCACCCGGACCCGGCCAGTGGCGCACATTCTTGGCGCCCACATCGAGAATAGGCGCACGCCGTTTCTCGATTACCCGGAGGGCACCGCGTTCCAGCCCGACGAGCACTCGCTCGAACTCGGCCGCGCGCACCTGCTCGAACTCGACGCGGCGCTCGATGCGATGGGCTCGGGTCTCGAGCGGCGCGCGTTGCGGGACTTCACGGTTTGGCCTCTCACGCCGTAG